In Mangrovivirga cuniculi, the following proteins share a genomic window:
- a CDS encoding DUF779 domain-containing protein: protein MEKVEKISQTKEASEVIKQLKDRYGPLMFHQSGGCCDGSSPMCFEDGDFKVGESDVLLGEIDDCKFYMSKDQYEYWKHTHLTLDVTKGRGSSFSLEIPLGIRFIIRSRMFTEEEVNQLKEAGEL, encoded by the coding sequence ATGGAGAAGGTAGAAAAGATCAGTCAGACTAAAGAGGCTTCAGAAGTAATTAAGCAACTTAAAGACCGTTATGGACCTTTAATGTTTCATCAGAGTGGAGGGTGTTGTGATGGATCGTCTCCAATGTGTTTTGAAGATGGAGATTTTAAAGTAGGTGAAAGCGATGTATTACTAGGAGAGATTGATGACTGTAAATTTTATATGTCTAAAGATCAGTATGAGTATTGGAAACATACCCATTTAACGCTTGATGTTACTAAAGGAAGGGGTTCTAGCTTTTCGTTGGAAATACCGCTTGGAATCCGTTTTATAATACGTTCAAGGATGTTTACCGAAGAAGAAGTGAACCAGCTCAAAGAAGCCGGTGAACTCTGA